The stretch of DNA GGGCTAGACCTAACCACCTTGTGGATGCTAGTTTTGAAATTTTCGCTAGCCCTTTATTACTTTCTTAATTATTGAATTATTAGTTATTATTAATAAAAAGATTGGTCATTTTCGCATTTTTTTgaacatcagtacagacacaaacGCTCATATACATacgcatacactcatccctatgaacacacacacgcacgcccTACCCATATGAGCACCTCCAAAAGACTAAGCCGTCATATCATCTTGAATgtgcatcgccggaaatcctgaaataaatccaggaataaatgTGAGCATCAGGATTTGACCCCTGGTGGGTTGGAgataccacagtccctctaaccatccaaccacatatTGGTTCGCGGCCATTTTCGCATTCAACATTTGTGTAATGTACGCTGTACAATTTTAGAATACAGATTGAGCTGTACCCCAGGCCCTCAGGCCCAGGCCCAGGCCCAGGGCGTGGAATGTTTTTCTTCTACCTACCTATAGGCTTTGTACTGGGCCGGGATGCAGCAGCCCAACACGGCCTAGGCCCCAGGCACAGAGGGCCCAGTCAACATGTCGACCTAGGCACGCACGGACGCACCGTCTCGCAGGCTTGCAGCAGTCTGGTTGCGCCGCCCTCTGCGACCTAGCTGCCTAGTTGTGGACGTCCGCCGTCCGTTCCCCTCCCGGCCTCCCTTGCCCGCCGGCGTTTCGCCTCGCGCCGGTCGCCGCGCTGCTCCGGCCGGGTGCCGCCGCGCCGGCCCTACCTTCTCCGGGCTCTCCCCCGCCCAGGGGGCCAGGACTGCCCCCGCCCCTGCCTCTGCCTACTACTACTTGCTTGCTAGAGCCAGTGCCAGCCGGCCAGGTTGCTGGGTAATTTTCTCACGCAATTTCAGTTTTAGCATGTGTATGATTAGATATGTGGAAAACTGCCACAACCAGTAACCACACTGGAAGAACCAGTTATGTCATTATGTGTCTATGTGTATCAGTGTATGCAGAAGAAAATTGAGTTGAAAATAAAACTGAAGATGAGAGATCTTTTTCGCCGGTTTTGTGTAGTTATGGGAGGCACAGCTAAAGCAACAGTTGATTTGGTACTTTTTTGTATCCAACGTACTATTATCTGTACTTTGACATTTTTTTACCTATTCCTAGGTCGTTAAGCTTCGAGTTAAAATTCATGATTTATTGGGCAATTAGGCTTTATTTCGTATGTTTTCGCATGGGGCATATTTTTTGAAATGTTATGTGATGTATTTCTTGGATGGGTTTGCTTTTGGCTCCGCCACTGCACAGTAGCGCGGACACTTCCTGATTTTTTCTCTGAAACCTAAACGCGAGAGGTCATAGCAGTTACTAATTTCTTTCCAGGAATGCTGTGCTCCGATCGTTCAATAGGTTGAAAATCCACTAGCTTATAGACTATGAAGCTGCGATCTGTAACCAAAAATACTTCAATAGGTTGAAAATTTAATTGCTTCAATCTTGATCTTCAGTAGAGGACAGTGTGATATTTTTGCGTTACAAGGGTATCAGTTGAGATGTTTTTAGCTAAATGAGTAATGTTTAGATTTGTATTAGATTATTAGAAAAGTAGCAAGAAAATGTTTTCAGTAGACCTGAGATGCTCAGCTAGTTTGCTTGCTGAAACATTGACTCTTTAAATAAGACTTGCTGGTGCCTTGTGCCCAGCTGATGGGTTACAGGGTTAGTTGCCTCTTGTATATTAAGAAAAGTGTTCTATTTTACATAAAAAAAAGTGTTCTATTTTGTAAGTCATGCTTGCAGCAGTACTTTTTTATATTTCCCTAATTACACAATTTCAGGGCATGCCATTGCACTAGTATTTTGTAGAGTGAAAAGGATTTTGCCGTGATATCCAATTAGGCTATTAAATGACCAGGACATCAGAGAACAGAGCCACATATATACTCATATCACATTACCATTGTACTATTGTACCAAATACGTGTGCCTGAAGCAGGTTGAGGTTCTTTCATATCCTGATGCTTATCGATCTATTCCATTGTGATTGCCATATGTTAATTTTAGCTACTTTTGTTCCGTTGTTAACAGTTAACACTAACTATCGTATCTATTACTCCCTCTGACCTTAGTTCAGAActgcgacacttattttggatcggagggagtatatgtttTCTAGTTATTATTTTAAATattccctccttccatctatatagggcctaatgcgttttttgaggctaactttgaccaaatgttagagcaataatatataacatgcaacttacacaaagcacatcatcaaattcgtacgtgaaaggacctttcaatgatataattttcacattatgcatgtcatgtactattaatcttgtcaatagtcaaaggcggtcttgaaaaacgcattaggccctatataaatggaaggagggagtaggacATTCAGCTTGGGGTATTTTGAGATATGTTTTATTAGAGACAAGATCTGATACTTCACAACACATTTtgtttgtgtgttttcagcacttTGTTGCTTCTATGATGCAACATGCTAGAAACCGGAACCTTTAAATTATGTGTGTTATTTTGCTTATGAATGTATGGTATGTAGATGATTGTATTCTGAAGTGATTTACTTATATTTGGAAAATGAATTGGCATTGTTTTGCAGTTTTGTCATGGACTCTAACATGAAGCAGCTTCAAGAGGCTCTGGTTGACATTGAAACTGATGCAGAGCAACTTCTTCTGGCTAGGCATGAGGTGTGTATGGGTTGCAATTTATTCTGTTATTTTTATCATATATCAATGCTGATATCTTATAGTTTGTTCTTGTGTGAGCATCAGCTTGTGCAAAATGACAAGATGAGGAATGATAACAGGGAGGCGTTGACAGCCCTCCGGAAAAGAGCCAGGACAACCAAAAGTAGTGTTCCATCTCCCTTTGATGTCGTAATGAAAGAAATGGAAGGAACCTCAGGCAAGCAGCTGGTAAAGGAGATATGCTCGACATGTGGAAACCACGACCCCAAGGAACATACCTGGCTAATGTTTCCAGGATCAGATATTTTTGCCCGTGTTCCATTTCATGCAACACACACTATTCTGGAAGAAGGTACCTTTTTTTCATATGGATCTATGAATTCGGTGCATTTTGTTCCTGTTAAAGTAGGTTTGATGCATGCAAAGCCTCAAAATCCAGGAGGGTTTATTTCAAGTTTACCCAAAAGTCTGTTGAATTGCTCCTGTTCACCGCATGAATTCCTTATACCTGGTGAAAAGTAGTGATCTGATTCCGTAATTGTGTCATAGTTGCGACATTTTCTTTGCATGCAAACTTTTAAAGTAACTGTTACAGAAGGTCAGGGTTAGCAAGCTTAGACCGTTACTAATGATTATGCAATTCCTTATCGCATTTCTTCATAATGTTGCAGATCAAGAACGCCTGGACTTCGACACCAAGAAGCTGCAAAGCTTTGTGAAGGAGAAGTCATTTCTGATATCCGAGAAAGGCGCCCTTGCTGACAAGATCAGCCCTGGAATCGTGAAATCCCTCGTGAGCCTCACAGATAAACCCAAGTAGCTAGGCACATTACAGGAGGCAAAGGCAGCTCGCCTAACTGCCGAGTAGTCCCTATGAAAATTCACACCTCAACTGTTCGATGCGTTCAGCAACTGAAATGTTGTTTCTGGAAACATGTGATATTACTCAGTGATATTGATTCTACTGCAGTACAACTGAAATGTCCCGTTCACTTTGCTCACAAGTGCAGTGCAGCACAGGACAGGACGACAGCATCATTGGTAAGGCAAACGAATTACATGACTCCGAAGAACTCCGGCGCGAGGCAGAGTCACAGGAGAAAGGGCTTCCGGTAGATGTCGAACATCTCTGAAGAGCAGAGCTGAGGCTCCTGCACGGCGCTGGAAGTGATCATCTTGCGGACGAAGGAGCCGATCCTCccggggaggcggcggccggtCCCCTGGCTGTCGCGGATCGTCGCCCTCATCGCGCTCAGCAGCCGCCCGTAGGTCGTCCCTGGCTCGGACTCCACGGCCCTGATGAAGCTGTCCGTCATGGCGCCGATGGCAGCGGTATCGGAGAACCCCTGGACGCTCGACTCCGACGACTTCTGGTCGTCGTTGCAGCCGCTGATGGAGATGGCGAGGCCTCCGTTGGTGCCTTTCGGCTTCCCCGGACGGACGTGGTTCTCCCACTGCCAGTACCCGGTCCTTGGATGGATCACAGCAAAGATTCACTCACTCGTCGTCAAGATCAGTAGATCAGTCACAGCACGGTCTGGAAGAAACGTTGCGGGTGCACGTAGTAGGCACGTAGTACGTACCTGGAGAGGCGGCAGAGGTAGCGGAGGTCGAGGATGGTGCCGCTGTGGCAGGTGTCGATGATGGCGTGGAGCTTCACGCCGGGGCCCAGCGGCCGGACGATGGTCTCGTTGATCTCGTCGTCCAGGATCTTGCCCTTGTCCTCGAAGTCCAGCGGGCACAGCGCCTCGTTGTACCCGTCCACCTCGTCCCCGGCCGTGTCCAGCTTCTGCACGCCGTGCCCGGAGAAGTGGAACACCAGTGAGTCGCCGGCGTCGCATCCTGCGACGAGCCACCGCATCGCCCGTAGCAGGTTCTCCCTCGTCGGCACTCTGCTCGCGTCGTCACTCTCCTCTGCCACAAGCACAAACACATCGATCATATATAAGATGATCAGTTACACTTCTCGCTTCTTGATCATCACTACCGGTGAGGACGAGGATGGAGTCGCCGGGGAAGCCAAACTTGTCGCAGAGGAGGTTCCTCATCAGCTCGACGTCCTTGCCCGTGCCCTTGAGCTCGTAGGAGGTGCCCGTGTAGCTGACGCCGACGAGGACGGCACGCTTCTTGCCGCGGGACGCCGGGTAGCCGGCCGGCAGCTCGAGCCTGGCCGAGCTCACCGCCGACGGGGGCGCGAGCGCGCTCGATGCGCTGCCCACGCTGCGGTGCCGCTCCACGCGCGTCACGCGGCGGCAGAACGCGCACCGGACGCCGGAGCTCGGCCCCGCCGGCGGCGCCGCGATGCCCGCGCCGCAGTGCCTGCACCACGACGCCATCCTCGGCGGCCCGGTGTTGCCCATCCCGCGGATGAAAGCTGAGCTCGCCGTCGCCGAACTATCACATGGAGATTGGGATGCTGCATGGGGCCATTCTGCCTTGAGAGTGGCGATATGCCAACGTCGGAGGCAACGCAACGCTACCTTTATTCCAAGAGAACACTAGTTAGTGGCAGGCCCTGTCAGCTGCTCTGCTTTCGACGTGTGGTTTGGCATGAAAGTACGATTCTTGCCATCTGAGGGTGGCTCAGGGAGAATACGATTCTTGTCTCACACCAAGCCAATCTTGTTGTCAAGACTGTCTTTCGGCCCAGTTGTGTTCACGATGTTAGGTATGTTAGGCATACGAACACATAaaaaagtttttggaatcgtgttATTTTCTGCTCCCTCCTCTGAGATCAAACCGTGCATAGTTTGGTCAAGTTTGTAAGAGGCATCATCGACAACTACAACACTAAATAGATCTTTATctttacctactaataaagcagaTACTGCTTCTGGTCGTACGTCGTTGGCATTTTGCAAAAAAACCTGCTGATTTAGGTATTCAACCCGCAATCCTATACTATCCAAGAAAACGTTTCGTTTATGCAAGAAACACCCTACGTTTTTTAGTATTCAACCCATGGTCACGCCCCAACGATCACGCACGCACGCAAACGGGATCTACGGGGCGATTCAACGAATTATAATCGGGAACTAAGGAACAAATCCTGACCACGATTTATAGAGAATTCGCACCAGGCATGAGAATTAGACTCAAAAAAGAATAACACAACATGATGGAAAGGCAAAGAAGAGGTCAAATCCACACATATTCGAATGATAATGAAATACGACAGCACTGACGGCGCGAGCACTGCAGTGTTGGAGACGGGCAAGGGCACGGCGCAGTCCCGGTTCTTGCCATGGATCGTTGAGGAGGAGCCGAGGAGGGTTCCGCAGCGGTCGTTGACGCGGGCGTGATGGGGACGAGATCCGGCGGCGGCGCTCCAGATCTGGTGGTCTGGAACGGGGTGCCAGCAACTTGGTGGTCGTTGACGCGGGCGTGATGGGTACAGGAACTGTCAGCGGCACTTCGGATCTGGTGGTCTAGAACGGGGTGCCAGCGACTTGGCTTCACATCGGCCTGCATGCATATGCACTCCATAGAATTAGAACGAGACGAGGAAATGAGAGAGAGAGCAGGACGGGATCCGGCGGCCGCGCTCACTCATGTGGAACGGGGGCCACCAGCGACTTCGGAGGCTTCACATCTGGGCCTGCATGCAGTCACCCGATTGAACACGCCGGCAACCTGGGAACGAACTTCGCCGAGCAGCCGACTCATAGCGCTAAATCCCGTTGGCTGCGCATTTCGGTGGAAGCACGGGATGAGAAAGAGAGATGGAGCTAGAAGGGGCAAGTCGCGAACCGCTGCGAGGAAGGCGAAGAGGAGAGGGGCCGGCTCGGCTGGCTTGGCTCCCACTTCGCTCCGCCCACACGGAGTCCACCGGTCAGAGAGATTTGAGAGAGGATGAGAGATGAAGCGAGAGAATAGGAGAGATGGATGGGAGCCGGATCCTCTAACATTACAGAGCAAAGTCAAGGCTAGACATCCCTTCAGGAAACGGACGCGGAGTCgctaaaaaaaagaaaaaagaaaaaaaactctTCCGACTCCTCTGCCACCGCTGGGCGCTGGTACCGCCCAAtcctcgcccgcgccgccgcgaTTCGCCGAACTCGCCCGTCCGCGCAGCCCGCCAGCGCCGCTCCTCCGTCCGCGCCGGCCGTCCGCTCGCGTGCCCTCCGTCTGCGCCGCCCGTCCGCATCCTCCAGTCGTCGGCGGCACCTCCGTCCGCGCCGCCAGCGCCGTACCTCCGTCCACGCCGTCTGCCCGTGCCGCCCCTCCGTCTGCGCCGCCCGTCCGCGTCCTCCAATCGTCGGCGGCACCTCCATCCGCGCCGCCTGCGCCTCTAACTTCCTTCATCGCAGGTCAGTACTGCGTGGATCAACTGAATTGCTTATATCTTCTGAATACTTGGTGCGTGGGAAGTGCTTAGTAGCCACTGCATCTTTGAACCAATTGGCACTGATTTGTCTTGTGATTGGTGATATGAAAGGATACAAATTGCGAATCATAAAACCCACCAGGTAGCAACATAAGAGAACTTAGTAAATCCTTACATTGCCAAAATAATTCCTGCCTTACTAGCTACCAATAGAGTACAAAGTGCAGCAGCCAAAATAATTCCTACCTTACTAGCTACCAGGACACCACCATTCAGAATGTGTTAACATCTATGTCATTAACAATAGGAGCTGTCAGCAGATTGGTGAAACTTTCCATGAACTCATATTTTGCAGTGCTTGCTTCCTTCGGTTTTGGTATTGGTTTGGTCTTTTTTGCAGATTTTTTTGAGACAACCTTCTTTACTGAACTAGTCTGTGATGGTATGTTCTCCTTTTCTCCCTGCTGGCTGATGGGACaatcttctctttctttttttgctGTGGTCGCAGATGgtgttttcctcctcctcttgtGTTGCCTCTCAAGGAAACCTAATTTTCTTTTAGAGCCTTTCTTCTCAACCTCTTTTTTCTTCATACGTGCAACACTCAACAATTCATTTGATGTTTGAGTCACTTGTGTACCACTCAACGATTCATTTGATGATTGAGCCACCTGGACATGGCATCTGTCTTCAACATTAGTTGTGCGTGCACCCAATAGTTCCTTCACTTGCTTAGTAGCACTAATAAGTGCATTCTCGATGACAATACAACATTCTTCAGAGTTGGCTGCTAGAGTTGCCAACTCACAACACATGTGTATAAGAAAATTGTATCGGGTGATGGCATCCAACTTTGGATTTTCAACTACAGTCCGTCCACAACAATCTTCGATGGATCATGACCGTGCTTCTCTTGTCCATCGCTTCAAAATGTAGTGTGCCGGCAACAACTTGATATTCATTAAATCAAGAACTTTCAAAGCATGAGCACACAAAATTCCTACTCTCTCAAACTTCCCACAACTACATGAAGCCGTTTGTTGGTGATTGTCTCCAACAATTTTGTATTCTTCTTCAAATGTTGCATATTGCCCATCAATAAGCCTTCCAATCTTAACCATGTATTCATTGTCTCCAGGTAGCATATGAGCACTTGCTGCCATTGACCTCCCATATTCGGTTTGAAAAGCTTCAAATATAGCAGGAGTATAAAGACTACTGACTTGTTGCAACATTGGTGTGGGGATTTTGATTCTAGGTAGACTCTTCCTAGACTCGTACTCTGAATTTATCTCAGTGTCTCTTTTCACTTTCACGGCTCTTTCAAAATGATGAAAAAAGCGGTTGATATCTAAATCTGACTTGAGATGATTCTTGAGGTCATTGTTCAAACTTTCACTCAGTTGTGTGCTTCGCATTCCCAAAGTGAAAGCATCTCTCATAAAACATTCTGCCCACTTCTCCTTTACCTTATAAATACTATCCATCCAAGTTTGCTTTTTCACCTTGGTTCTCATAACATTAAAAGCATCTTCAAATGTTTCTCGGTCTTCGTATTCAAACATACAAGCACTGAAATCTTTGAGAAGAGATGATTCATTTTCCTCATTATCTCCCTCATCCACATCGTCTTTGTTGTCTTCACTATTCTCTTTGCTGGGTAGGTGCTTGATAGCATTTTGCATAATGTGGAAAGTGCACAGCCCATGTATTGACTCTGAAAAAATATGCCCAACTGCCTTCCCCATAGCACTATCTTGGTCAGTAAATATGGTGCGTGGCTGCTTCTGGTTATGTACCGACAAGAAGGCATGAAATAGCCATTTGAAAGATTCGAATGTCTCGTCATAGAGAAGTGAAGCACCAAATACTACTGTTTCTCTGAATTGATTGAATCCAACAAACACACCAAATGGCCTGCACTCTTTATTTGTCCCAAAAGTAGTGTCAAAGGTCATAACATCACCAAAATGAGCATAATCTATAATCATTTTGGCATCAGCCCAGAATATATTTGTTATTTGTTCCTCACTGTCCAACTGTATAACAAATTGAAAGGAAGGATTCTCAATGGCTTTGTCTTGAAAATACTTCAACATACTTCTAGCCTCACCATACTTCAATTCGCTTTGGCGCTTTGTTCGCAAGTGGTTCTTGTGATCTACGCGTGTGTAAGTTAAACCAGCTGATCCACCAACACGTCGACTAGCAAATTCATGAGCATTTTTTGGTGCAATACCAGAGTCATCAGCTATTTCAATTTCAAAAGCTTGCACTTTAGAGATCCTTCTTTGTGATGGCAACAAGTGGCATGCTTCTGGCAGCTGAAGCATGTGATTATGTTCAAGACAAAGATCATATATTTCATAATTTCCGACTTCACGGTCTATTGTAAGAGACATACGAACCTCACAATCAGTTCTAATTTCAGCTCGGCCTGTCTTAGTTAGGTTGTCTCTTTTATCTGCAGACTTCTTCCCCTCTTTGAAACATACATATCTGCATGAAGTCACTACACCATCAAATTTACTCCGATTTGTAAACCTCTTTCTAACACTGAATCCCATTCTTCCTCCATAGTACCTCCAAAAGTCCCATGCCTCATCCAAATTATCGAATTTCATGCCAAGTTGAGGTTTCCAGCGAGGTGTGACATTTGCCCTATAAAATAAACAAGTAAATATTATTCTAACTAATCCATACAAAAGAAAGAGGAGAGGTGCAGATTTGTTTCATGATATAATTGCTACATAGTGACACCAACAAGAACTGGTTTAACATGTGCAACTCCTACTGAAAAGATCCATAAAAAGCAAAACTTACTTGTCTGGATCTTGATTCTCCATTGATCAGCCTCTAAATTCTGATTTTGATGTTGTATTTGATCAGGCCAGGTGCTTGTTGTGCTGATGCTCCAAAAGAGAAAAGGAAAAGAGCATTTTGGATGTGCTGATGCTCCAAAAGagaagaggagaaaagcagtatTGCTGTGCTGGGAGTGGCAGATGCTCCAAAAGAGAAGAGGAAAAGAGAAAAAGTGAGGTGCAGTACAAACAGTGGAGGGAAAAGTGGAGAAGAAGTGGAGGGAAGCAACTCACGGGTGTGGTTTTGGCGCCAAGCTGGGTGACTTTTCCCTCCAAAAGAGAAGAAAGAGAAAGAGCAGGTCACGTGCATGAGAAGGGAGAGGTGTTGTGTGTCCGTTTTCTGAAGGGATGTCTAGCCCTGACTTCGCTCTGTAATGTTAGAGGATCCGGCTCCCACCCCTTGTAGCACCCGCCACATTCGTCCCCCACCCCGATTCGGTCGAGTTCTTGCCACCGGCGACTATAAATCAGCGAATCTACGACCGCCGCCGGATTCGACGCACCTAGTGTCTATTATTCTTTCAATACACATTGTATACTCGTCTTATACACATGTATCATTTTTTATACACGTTGAACACTTCTAAATTACATGATGTACACTTTTTAAAATATAtatttttgaacattttttgtatacatgttaaacatttttcaaatacatgttgaATATTTTGAATGGCATGAGTTTTTTTCATAAACTACGcaaatattttttatattgtATACACATTTTTTAAAACATCACAAATAAAATTTTGAAACATGTTACATTTTTCATAAAATATAACATACATTTTTTCTGATCGGCATGCAACACTTTTTTTGAATTACATGAACAGTTCTTAAGATGTCACGACATTTTTTTGAAAcgcatgaactttttttaaatgtCATGTTCATTTTTTCAATTATGTCAATTTTTTTATATTGTgcaaatatttttttaaaatgcCACAAATATTTTTTTGGATGATATCAACACTATTTTTTGAATCATGTGATGGATGTTTTTAAAAATTTATAAGAAAATATTTTTCTGTTTTAGAAACATAAGTAAAAGtaatgaaagaatagaagaagaaAAACACACACGGGAGagccagcccccccccccccccccccccctcgtgtgTTGGGCCGCCTCATTTAGGGGGCGCCTAAGCGAGTGCATCATTTAGCTCACAACAGTCGAGAAATAGCAGCACCTCTTCTTGCTGCTCTCCCAAGAGGCCATCTCAACTTCTTTttcaactccttgttcatggtggGGTTCCTTCTCAATGCTTCCCCAACAGTACCTAGGCACACATAGAGCTCCGAATTGAAATAGCAATCATGCGTCATTCAAATGCATAGGAAGCTCACAGAGGAGTGAATTCAGCTCGGTTTGAATGGCACGTGCATGTGCTCAAGTCATGAGCCCACGTGAGCCCATGGTGATATCTATGGGATGCTCCGCGTCATCAATATCCTATCACAAGACCGTAACCTAACTTGTACTCACTACATCTCTGAAAAGAAGACTTATAACTTTTGGCTGAAGTCAAACAGTGCAAAGTTTGACAAAATTTATATAGAAAAACATATCAAGAAGTGCAACACCAAAtgaatattattatttttatattaTACTAGCAAAaaaggcccgtgcgttgcaacgggtgATCACAATGAACCCAATTGTGATCAATCCCAAGATGATGCACTGATCCACCACCTAACGCACTATCTATGTAGGCTAGCATTAACTGGCAAACTCATGTGGAATCAGTTATCATAGATGGATATCATAATAGATAACGACCAACAGATGAAGAGGTTAAAAATATCACTCTAAGGCCGGCTCCAACACGAGAGCATTTAGAATCCTGAGCAAATTAAGATGCACAATCATACGGCCCTTGCAGCTACATTGCGTATATTTTTTTTTAGTCTGACTCTAAGTTATGTGTTGATACCAGGAAAGTAGTCGGGACGATGCAAAATCTACGAGGATTTTATTCCTAGTGCCTGCATTGTACGTGCCCTAACCACGTTTCAAGTGGCAACAATTTTAATTTTCTAAAAAAAAAGACTTGACTTTTCTGAACTCTTCTTGATCATCTACACCCATATGGCAGGGAGCCTCCCAAAGCTCGGAAGAAAAGAGCAATCGCGGTGAGGCAACATATGTTTGTTCCGTCGTGGACATCTTCGAGTGTTTAATAATTCATTTAAAGTATTTTACAAAATTACCAAAATATTTGAATTCTAATGATTTTGATTATGTAGTTTTTTTTCTAATGGTAGGTTTGCTCTATTTGGAGGACGCGGCTAATCTGCACCCGAGCTCATATGCTCCCACATGAACAGTAAaatcgaaaaaaattcaaaaaaattcaaaaaattccaaatcTTTTTTGAGAGAAACATTACAAAAGTTCTAAGTGCCTGCAAAAATTC from Triticum urartu cultivar G1812 chromosome 3, Tu2.1, whole genome shotgun sequence encodes:
- the LOC125542975 gene encoding uncharacterized protein LOC125542975; amino-acid sequence: MDSNMKQLQEALVDIETDAEQLLLARHELVQNDKMRNDNREALTALRKRARTTKSSVPSPFDVVMKEMEGTSGKQLVKEICSTCGNHDPKEHTWLMFPGSDIFARVPFHATHTILEEDQERLDFDTKKLQSFVKEKSFLISEKGALADKISPGIVKSLVSLTDKPK
- the LOC125542974 gene encoding metacaspase-1-like; its protein translation is MGNTGPPRMASWCRHCGAGIAAPPAGPSSGVRCAFCRRVTRVERHRSVGSASSALAPPSAVSSARLELPAGYPASRGKKRAVLVGVSYTGTSYELKGTGKDVELMRNLLCDKFGFPGDSILVLTEESDDASRVPTRENLLRAMRWLVAGCDAGDSLVFHFSGHGVQKLDTAGDEVDGYNEALCPLDFEDKGKILDDEINETIVRPLGPGVKLHAIIDTCHSGTILDLRYLCRLSRTGYWQWENHVRPGKPKGTNGGLAISISGCNDDQKSSESSVQGFSDTAAIGAMTDSFIRAVESEPGTTYGRLLSAMRATIRDSQGTGRRLPGRIGSFVRKMITSSAVQEPQLCSSEMFDIYRKPFLL